One window from the genome of Salvia miltiorrhiza cultivar Shanhuang (shh) chromosome 7, IMPLAD_Smil_shh, whole genome shotgun sequence encodes:
- the LOC130993175 gene encoding probable glycosyltransferase At5g03795, producing the protein MFTTYKKWSDTQTEGLSLSLSLSLRLPPPEGSSSAAISCNLEKEGVMSLLSISRRKCWNAYLMIFSPIALLLITSSSIWSLRPQIPDLKSSPPPPRSSPYHDWEFFNADYEEMLSKLRIYVYPDALNANTSSSAVFLPHPDPLNPKIGNYYSEHAFKLALLRSSLVTQRPNHAHFFFMPFSINIMRYHPLVRSESSISTFVANYVTKISSESAHWNASGGADHFFVCCHSVGREATSQHSALRNNAIQITCSSSYFQRLYTPHRDIALPQVWPRPDHQTLIPPHQRSKHVFFAGRAQNSVARQEVLRLWGNDSLFRIFSGHSSMPYEEGFMRSRYCLHIKGYEVNTARVVDAIHYGCVPLLISNYYDLPFANILDWSKFSIIVNQNDIPQLKNIITSVPEQTYLDLYHSLCVVRKHFRWSAVPQSQSYDAFHMTAYQLWLRRGLHRVAS; encoded by the exons ATGTTTACTACATATAAAAAGTGGAGTGACACGCAAACCGAggggctctctctctctctctctctctctctccgtcttCCACCACCGGAAGGAAGTTCCTCCGCCGCCATTAGCTGTAACTT AGAGAAAGAGGGCGTGATGAGTCTGTTGAGTATCTCAAGGCGAAAATGTTGGAATGCATATCTCATGATATTCTCACCCATCGCTCTCCTCTTGATCACATCTTCATCTATTTGGTCGCTGCGCCCTCAAATTCCCGACCTCAAGTCGTCTCCTCCGCCTCCGAGGAGCTCTCCTTATCACGACTGGGAATTTTTCAATGCAGATTACGAGGAGATGTTGAGCAAGCTAAGGATCTACGTGTATCCTGATGCCTTGAACGCCAACACTTCATCATCTGCTGTATTTCTCCCCCACCCCGACCCCCTCAATCCCAAAATAGGGAACTACTACAGCGAGCACGCCTTTAAGCTGGCGCTGCTGCGGAGTTCCCTCGTCACCCAACGCCCTAACCACGCCCACTTCTTCTTCATGCCCTTCTCCATCAACATCATGCGCTATCACCCCCTCGTCCGTTCCGAGTCCTCCATTTCCACCTTCGTTGCCAACTACGTCACCAAAATCAGCTCCGAGTCCGCTCACTGGAACGCCTCCGGGGGCGCCGACCACTTCTTCGTCTGCTGCCACTCCGTCGGCCGCGAGGCCACCTCCCAACACTCCGCCCTCCGCAACAATGCCATTCAGATAACTTGCTCCTCGAGCTACTTTCAGAGGCTCTACACACCGCACAGAGACATAGCACTGCCTCAAGTCTGGCCTCGACCCGACCACCAAACCCTCATTCCTCCACATCAGAG AAGCAAGCACGTCTTCTTCGCCGGTAGAGCTCAGAACTCTGTCGCTCGGCAGGAGGTGTTGCGGTTGTGGGGGAACGATTCTCTGTTCCGTATATTCTCGGGGCATTCGTCGATGCCGTACGAGGAAGGTTTCATGAGAAGCAGATACTGCCTCCACATCAAAGGGTACGAGGTGAACACAGCCAGAGTTGTGGATGCCATCCACTACGGCTGTGTGCCTCTTCTCATATCAAATTACTACGATCTTCCATTTGCTAATATTCTGGACTGGAGCAAGTTTTCTATCATAGTTAACCAAAATGATATTCCTCAGTTGAAAAACATCATAACATCCGTGCCCGAGCAGACGTACCTTGACCTCTATCACAGCTTGTGCGTGGTTAGGAAGCACTTCAGGTGGTCTGCTGTGCCTCAGAGTCAGAGCTACGACGCCTTCCATATGACTGCTTACCAGCTGTGGTTGAGGCGAGGCTTGCACCGCGTCGCTTCATGA
- the LOC130993176 gene encoding uncharacterized protein LOC130993176 isoform X2, which yields MALNPQLFPNGMPVPFINEMFVLARDGVEFEIDKIPGTQGGTVKAKGTIYLSNIRMVFVAKKPVGNLFAFDMPLLHVHDEKFHQPIFYCNNIAGRVEPVVPDNEHRALYSTHSFKILFKDGGCGTFVPLFFNLISSVRQYNQHLAAQPRVDPLQAAQTPVDEMMRHAYVDPSDPTRIFLQQPNAESQLRRRTYQPNNTENPM from the exons ATGGCTCTGAATCCTCAACTCTTCCCCAATGGGATGCCGGTGCCCTTCATCAACGAGATGTTCGTCTTGGCTAGAGACGGCGTCGAATTTGAGATCGACAAGATCCCCGG CACTCAAGGTGGAACAGTTAAAGCAAAAGGAACTATTTACTTGTCAAATATCCGCATGGTGTTCGTTGCAAAGAAACCTGTTGGGAATCTTTTTGCTTTTGATATGCCCCTG CTCCATGTTCATGATGAGAAATTCCACCAGCCAATTTTCTACTGTAACAACATCGCTGGTCGTGTGGAACCT GTTGTGCCCGATAATGAGCATAGGGCCCTTTATTCAACTCATTCTTTCAAGATTCTGTTCAAGGATGGCGGTTGTGGAACATTCGTCCCACTCTTCTTCAACTTGATTAGTTCTGTCAGACAATATAACCAGCATCTTGCAGCACAGCCTCGAGTGGATCCTCTCCAAGCAGCACAAACTCCTGTTGATGAGATGATGAGACACGC ATACGTTGATCCTAGCGACCCCACTAGAATTTTCCTGCAGCAGCCGAACGCAGAGTCACAGTTGAGACGCCGCACTTACCAACCAAATAATACTGAAAACCCAATGTAA
- the LOC130993176 gene encoding uncharacterized protein LOC130993176 isoform X1, producing MALNPQLFPNGMPVPFINEMFVLARDGVEFEIDKIPGTQGGTVKAKGTIYLSNIRMVFVAKKPVGNLFAFDMPLLHVHDEKFHQPIFYCNNIAGRVEPVVPDNEHRALYSTHSFKILFKDGGCGTFVPLFFNLISSVRQYNQHLAAQPRVDPLQAAQTPVDEMMRHAYVFFLLHTIAVFAVFTSCSANERRNCMYVADTLILATPLEFSCSSRTQSHS from the exons ATGGCTCTGAATCCTCAACTCTTCCCCAATGGGATGCCGGTGCCCTTCATCAACGAGATGTTCGTCTTGGCTAGAGACGGCGTCGAATTTGAGATCGACAAGATCCCCGG CACTCAAGGTGGAACAGTTAAAGCAAAAGGAACTATTTACTTGTCAAATATCCGCATGGTGTTCGTTGCAAAGAAACCTGTTGGGAATCTTTTTGCTTTTGATATGCCCCTG CTCCATGTTCATGATGAGAAATTCCACCAGCCAATTTTCTACTGTAACAACATCGCTGGTCGTGTGGAACCT GTTGTGCCCGATAATGAGCATAGGGCCCTTTATTCAACTCATTCTTTCAAGATTCTGTTCAAGGATGGCGGTTGTGGAACATTCGTCCCACTCTTCTTCAACTTGATTAGTTCTGTCAGACAATATAACCAGCATCTTGCAGCACAGCCTCGAGTGGATCCTCTCCAAGCAGCACAAACTCCTGTTGATGAGATGATGAGACACGCGTATGTTTTCTTCCTGTTACACACTATCGCTGTCTTTGCAGTTTTTACATCATGCTCTGCTAATGAGAGAAGAAACTGTATGTATGTTGCAGATACGTTGATCCTAGCGACCCCACTAGAATTTTCCTGCAGCAGCCGAACGCAGAGTCACAGTTGA
- the LOC130993174 gene encoding G-type lectin S-receptor-like serine/threonine-protein kinase At1g34300, producing the protein MSSLTHLLPFFFFCLTLSILNVSHSQAQPTNISVFSSSNSLWLPGQNQTLLSPDAAFAAGFLPVPNSPGLYTFSVWFRNVVSLNAVVWNATRSPVSAAASLLISRSGELRLVSSSANSTNLWPAIVNGSGLSLLSNGNLVYGSFQSFNFPTNTILPNQQINGTTLFSSNGKYKFDSRQLVFIGRNDNYWTNLGNFTFMSLDDLGVIAYGNNAMYYASDFGVKKLRKLSLDDDGNLRLYSYDVGLSQWIVRWQALFQLCMVHGTCGANSICIYDASNFSTSCVCPPGYTRGAGDSCQLKTPLSSLARTKFLRLDFVNFTGGLNQSDIETTNFTTCQASCLRKPDCLGFMFKYDGTNFCVLQLGRMNDGYWSPGAEKAMFLRVDESESDVSGFNGMTSLMQTMCPVRISLPEPPEESKAMTRNIAIVCTLFVAELLCGAFFFWTFLNKYIKYRDMARMFGLEVMPAGGPKRFTYAELKDATNNFSNPIGKGGFGIVYMGKLSDGRVVAVKTLKNIGGGDADFWAEVTIIARMHHLNLVRLWGFCAEKGSRILVYEYVPNGSLDEFLFQSEEDERKAILDWDIRYRIALGVARAIAYLHEECLEWVLHCDIKPENILLGDDFCPKVSDFGLAKLKKKEDMISMSRIRGTPGYMAPEWTRPEQITSKADVYSYGLVLLEMVSGARNFAQLDSKVESDQWFLPGWAYEKVFKEMSVEEVLDQRIKHSYDSRAHFDMVNRMVKTAMWCLQERPEIRPSMGKVAKMLEGTVEITPPTKPKIFYLDA; encoded by the coding sequence ATGTCTTCTCTCACCCATCTTctccctttcttcttcttctgcttgaCGCTCTCAATCCTCAATGTATCTCACTCTCAAGCACAGCCCACTAACATCTCCGTCTTCTCTTCCTCCAACTCCCTATGGCTGCCCGGCCAGAACCAGACTCTCCTCTCCCCCgacgccgccttcgccgccggGTTCCTCCCCGTCCCCAACTCCCCCGGCCTCTACACCTTCTCCGTCTGGTTCCGCAACGTCGTCTCCCTCAACGCCGTAGTCTGGAACGCCACCCGTTCCCCCGTTTCCGCCGCCGCCTCGCTGCTCATCTCccgctccggcgagctccgcCTCGTCAGCTCTTCTGCTAACTCCACAAATCTATGGCCCGCGATCGTGAACGGAAGCGGTCTCTCGCTGCTTTCCAACGGTAATCTCGTTTACGGCAGTTTTCAAAGCTTTAACTTTCCGACCAATACGATTCTCCCTAATCAACAGATAAACGGGACTACCCTATTTTCGAGCAACGGGAAGTATAAGTTTGATTCTAGGCAGCTTGTTTTCATTGGTAGGAACGATAACTATTGGACTAATCTTGGAAATTTTACATTCATGAGTTTGGATGATTTGGGGGTGATTGCATATGGTAATAATGCTATGTATTACGCCTCCGATTTCGGAGTCAAGAAGCTGAGAAAATTGAGCCTCGACGATGATGGGAACCTTAGGCTGTATAGCTATGATGTGGGGTTGAGTCAATGGATTGTTAGGTGGCAAGCTTTGTTCCAGTTGTGTATGGTTCATGGCACTTGTGGTGCAAACTCCATATGCATATACGATGCATCCAACTTCTCGACTTCCTGCGTTTGCCCTCCGGGCTACACGAGGGGGGCCGGGGACTCGTGCCAGTTGAAGACCCCCTTGAGCAGTTTGGCGAGGACCAAGTTCTTGAGGTTGGATTTTGTGAATTTCACCGGTGGATTGAACCAAAGTGACATCGAGACTACCAACTTCACGACGTGTCAGGCTTCTTGTTTGCGGAAACCTGATTGCCTGGGGTTCATGTTCAAGTACGATGGGACGAATTTCTGTGTTCTGCAGCTGGGGAGGATGAATGATGGATACTGGTCTCCGGGGGCGGAGAAGGCCATGTTCTTGAGGGTCGATGAGTCGGAGAGCGATGTGTCGGGCTTCAATGGGATGACGTCGTTGATGCAGACCATGTGCCCGGTGAGGATAAGTCTCCCCGAGCCCCCGGAGGAGTCGAAGGCTATGACTAGGAACATTGCGATTGTGTGCACTCTGTTCGTGGCCGAGCTTCTGTGTGGCGCATTCTTCTTTTGGACGTTCCTGAACAAGTATATTAAGTATAGGGACATGGCGAGGATGTTCGGGCTGGAGGTGATGCCGGCTGGCGGGCCAAAGCGGTTCACCTACGCCGAGCTCAAGGATGCCACAAACAACTTCTCGAATCCGATCGGGAAAGGCGGGTTTGGGATCGTGTACATGGGGAAGCTGAGCGACGGGCGCGTGGTGGCCGTGAAGACCCTGAAAAACATCGGCGGCGGGGACGCTGATTTCTGGGCGGAGGTGACCATCATTGCGAGGATGCACCACCTCAACTTGGTGAGGCTGTGGGGGTTCTGCGCTGAGAAGGGGAGTAGAATCCTGGTGTACGAGTACGTGCCGAACGGATCACTGGACGAGTTCTTGTTCCAAAGCGAGGAGGATGAGAGGAAGGCGATTCTGGATTGGGACATACGGTACAGGATCGCGTTGGGGGTGGCGAGGGCGATCGCGTACCTGCACGAGGAGTGCTTGGAGTGGGTGCTGCATTGCGACATCAAGCCGGAGAACATACTGCTGGGAGACGACTTCTGCCCGAAGGTGTCGGATTTCGGGCTGGCGAAgctgaagaagaaggaggaCATGATAAGCATGTCGAGGATAAGGGGGACGCCGGGGTACATGGCGCCGGAGTGGACGAGGCCGGAGCAGATAACGTCCAAGGCGGACGTGTACAGCTACGGGCTGGTGCTGCTGGAGATGGTGAGCGGGGCGAGGAACTTCGCGCAGCTGGACTCCAAGGTGGAGAGCGACCAGTGGTTCCTGCCGGGGTGGGCGTACGAGAAGGTGTTCAAGGAGATGAGCGTGGAGGAGGTGCTGGATCAGCGGATCAAGCACAGCTACGACAGCAGGGCGCACTTCGATATGGTGAATCGGATGGTCAAGACAGCCATGTGGTGCCTGCAGGAGAGGCCCGAGATCAGGCCGTCTATGGGGAAGGTCGCCAAGATGCTTGAAGGGACGGTCGAGATCACCCCGCCTACCAAGCCTAAAATATTTTACTTGGATGCCTAA
- the LOC130993178 gene encoding STOREKEEPER protein-like isoform X1 codes for MAPKNLASSKRRPKEDDMPTPAYAKEQSDQGAGSNSASGAAGKAATILVPAKKPKFATPFKQPAPEPVENGSACSSPSASGFIIAPSQKPRREKKTTPVAKVFTDDDVISLLKGLAVFWANGRNNKWAEFHHFVKDDLPNQFTKTQVSEKIRNLKKKFDANVGRARANGGRIFLSDPHESAVFELSKALWGDDSGIAQEKGGLSENGDGEVLENDEGSKSRKKRKQVGEHGEETEKMRKREHGIEEVFKEGGEGEAANAVLEEGDVRDAANTILSIRKLVEKDGESSKKKRKKKKKKRKQGNEIAMEGMQVEGTDEGNKISTKQKQVDGSGERNKKTRKTKLVDECGEVLKGNQADQHEEEELLIEGKQVDEHEKQDKTSKKQKQVDGHDVEKDLSKQGKRADDHREEHDIPLPANQTQKMGISVDDFRSACPLLYASFNIFGPKFAMKECVSISPENALELEEKWRKLNAELHRLELKKLDRKHRVCLFLTGALEDIWISVL; via the exons ATGGCTCCCAAAAACCTCGCATCCAGTAAAAGAAGACCCAAAGAAGACGATATGCCAACTCCAGCTTACGCTAAAGAGCAATCCGACCAAGGAGCCGGTTCCAATTCCGCCAGCGGAGCAGCAGGAAAAGCCGCCACGATACTCGTGCCGGCGAAGAAACCCAAATTCGCCACGCCCTTCAAACAGCCAGCACCGGAACCCGTCGAAAACGGTTCTGCATGCTCCTCACCATCCGCATCCGGCTTCATTATAGCGCCCTCGCAGAAGCCCCGCAGGGAGAAGAAGACCACCCCCGTGGCCAAGGTATTCACTGACGACGATGTGATTTCGCTGCTGAAAGGGCTCGCTGTTTTCTGGGCGAATGGCAGGAACAATAAGTGGGCGGAATTTCACCACTTCGTCAAGGATGATCTGCCGAATCAGTTCACCAAGACTCAGGTATCGGAGAAGATTCGGAACCTGAAGAAGAAGTTCGATGCTAATGTGGGGAGAGCTAGGGCGAATGGGGGCCGGATCTTTCTGTCCGACCCTCACGAATCGGCTGTGTTTGAGCTGTCGAAGGCCTTGTGGGGAGATGATAGCGGCATTGCGCAGGAGAAGGGGGGACTGAGTGAGAATGGGGATGGAGAGGTGCTTGAGAATGATGAAGGAAGTAAGAGCAGGAAGAAGCGGAAACAAGTGGGTGAGCACGGTGAAGAGACCGAGAAAATGAGGAAGCGGGAGCACGGAATAGAGGAGGTATTTAAAGAAGGAGGCGAGGGTGAAGCAGCCAACGCGGTATTGGAGGAAGGCGACGTGCGTGATGCAGCCAACACGATTCTCAGCATAAGGAAACTGGTCGAGAAAGATGGCGAAAGCAgcaaaaaaaagaggaagaagaagaagaagaagaggaaacaAGGGAATGAAATAGCGATGGAAGGGATGCAGGTGGAGGGGACTGATGAGGGAAACAAGATATCCACCAAACAGAAGCAAGTCGATGGGAGTGGTGAAAGAAACAAGAAGACGAGGAAAACAAAACTAGTGGATGAATGTGGAGAAGTTTTGAAAGGGAATCAAGCGGATCAgcatgaagaagaagagttaTTGATAGAAGGGAAACAAGTAGATGAGCATGAAAAACAAGACAAGACATCTAAGAAGCAAAAACAAGTAGATGGACATGATGTGGAGAAAGATTTATCTAAACAAGGGAAGCGAGCGGATGACCACCGTGAAGAACACGATATACCATTACCAGCAAACCAAACACAGAAGATGGGGATTAGTGTCGATGATTTTCGGTCTGCATGCCCACTCTTGTATGCATCATTTAACATCTTTGGCCCCAAGTTTGCCATGAAGGAATGTGTTTCCATTAGTCCAGAGAATGCACTTGAGCTTGAAGAGAAGTGGAGGAAACTCAATGCCGAGTTGCATCGCTTGGAGCTTAAAAAGCTTGATAGGAAGCACAGAGTATGTTTGTTTTTAACAG GTGCTCTTGAAGATATTTGGATTAGTGTATTGTGA
- the LOC130993178 gene encoding STOREKEEPER protein-like isoform X2 — MAPKNLASSKRRPKEDDMPTPAYAKEQSDQGAGSNSASGAAGKAATILVPAKKPKFATPFKQPAPEPVENGSACSSPSASGFIIAPSQKPRREKKTTPVAKVFTDDDVISLLKGLAVFWANGRNNKWAEFHHFVKDDLPNQFTKTQVSEKIRNLKKKFDANVGRARANGGRIFLSDPHESAVFELSKALWGDDSGIAQEKGGLSENGDGEVLENDEGSKSRKKRKQVGEHGEETEKMRKREHGIEEVFKEGGEGEAANAVLEEGDVRDAANTILSIRKLVEKDGESSKKKRKKKKKKRKQGNEIAMEGMQVEGTDEGNKISTKQKQVDGSGERNKKTRKTKLVDECGEVLKGNQADQHEEEELLIEGKQVDEHEKQDKTSKKQKQVDGHDVEKDLSKQGKRADDHREEHDIPLPANQTQKMGISVDDFRSACPLLYASFNIFGPKFAMKECVSISPENALELEEKWRKLNAELHRLELKKLDRKHRVCLFLTDPMAGSL; from the exons ATGGCTCCCAAAAACCTCGCATCCAGTAAAAGAAGACCCAAAGAAGACGATATGCCAACTCCAGCTTACGCTAAAGAGCAATCCGACCAAGGAGCCGGTTCCAATTCCGCCAGCGGAGCAGCAGGAAAAGCCGCCACGATACTCGTGCCGGCGAAGAAACCCAAATTCGCCACGCCCTTCAAACAGCCAGCACCGGAACCCGTCGAAAACGGTTCTGCATGCTCCTCACCATCCGCATCCGGCTTCATTATAGCGCCCTCGCAGAAGCCCCGCAGGGAGAAGAAGACCACCCCCGTGGCCAAGGTATTCACTGACGACGATGTGATTTCGCTGCTGAAAGGGCTCGCTGTTTTCTGGGCGAATGGCAGGAACAATAAGTGGGCGGAATTTCACCACTTCGTCAAGGATGATCTGCCGAATCAGTTCACCAAGACTCAGGTATCGGAGAAGATTCGGAACCTGAAGAAGAAGTTCGATGCTAATGTGGGGAGAGCTAGGGCGAATGGGGGCCGGATCTTTCTGTCCGACCCTCACGAATCGGCTGTGTTTGAGCTGTCGAAGGCCTTGTGGGGAGATGATAGCGGCATTGCGCAGGAGAAGGGGGGACTGAGTGAGAATGGGGATGGAGAGGTGCTTGAGAATGATGAAGGAAGTAAGAGCAGGAAGAAGCGGAAACAAGTGGGTGAGCACGGTGAAGAGACCGAGAAAATGAGGAAGCGGGAGCACGGAATAGAGGAGGTATTTAAAGAAGGAGGCGAGGGTGAAGCAGCCAACGCGGTATTGGAGGAAGGCGACGTGCGTGATGCAGCCAACACGATTCTCAGCATAAGGAAACTGGTCGAGAAAGATGGCGAAAGCAgcaaaaaaaagaggaagaagaagaagaagaagaggaaacaAGGGAATGAAATAGCGATGGAAGGGATGCAGGTGGAGGGGACTGATGAGGGAAACAAGATATCCACCAAACAGAAGCAAGTCGATGGGAGTGGTGAAAGAAACAAGAAGACGAGGAAAACAAAACTAGTGGATGAATGTGGAGAAGTTTTGAAAGGGAATCAAGCGGATCAgcatgaagaagaagagttaTTGATAGAAGGGAAACAAGTAGATGAGCATGAAAAACAAGACAAGACATCTAAGAAGCAAAAACAAGTAGATGGACATGATGTGGAGAAAGATTTATCTAAACAAGGGAAGCGAGCGGATGACCACCGTGAAGAACACGATATACCATTACCAGCAAACCAAACACAGAAGATGGGGATTAGTGTCGATGATTTTCGGTCTGCATGCCCACTCTTGTATGCATCATTTAACATCTTTGGCCCCAAGTTTGCCATGAAGGAATGTGTTTCCATTAGTCCAGAGAATGCACTTGAGCTTGAAGAGAAGTGGAGGAAACTCAATGCCGAGTTGCATCGCTTGGAGCTTAAAAAGCTTGATAGGAAGCACAGAGTATGTTTGTTTTTAACAG ATCCAATGGCTGGTTCTCTTTAA
- the LOC130993177 gene encoding uncharacterized protein LOC130993177 translates to MVLHSVTNTSPLCCDFTHRKTLYLPQLPLIGLCPCASDSYLCRFRHRRRGVAVKNVRWALFQAQACINGGNPPHQFGAAAAGRGARNIVLKRFSDEEELNYPSTSDSSIKASNYYSTSFGEDPIVNKLRSQLGVIHPIPSPPINRSIFGLFAFFFFVGVVFDKVWTWKKTDAGSGDSKPGSRQKVPTGLSLFLEKDLQRKESVEWVNMVLGKLWKVYRGELENWIIGLLQPVIDNLKKPDYVQRVEIKQFSLGDEPLSVRSVERRTSRRANDLQYQIGLRYTGGARMLLLLSLNFGILPIVVPVGVRDFDIDGELWVKLRLIPTEPWVGAVSWAFVSLPKIKFELSPFRLFNLMAIPVLSMFLTKLLTEDLPKLFVRPKKIVLDFQKGKAVGPVPKDSKSGETQEGNSNFAGELSVTLLDARKLNYVFYGKTDPYVILRLGDQVVRSKKNSQTTVIGPPGEPIWNQDFDMLVSDPTKNKLSIEVRDSLGFTDLTVGTAEIDLGSLKDTVPADRIVILRGGWTPFGNGSAGEILLRLTYKAYVEDEEDEKSNKVLADTETSEDDLSDSDEPDIPIPKKRVKEYVIAPDNESFMNVLAALLVSEEFRGIVASDTMNNKSPDDGANNGATEPNKRTSVSAQQTPASDSGGSRGSTLFWLAIITSITVLIAMNMGTSSLFNP, encoded by the exons ATGGTTTTGCATTCGGTTACGAACACCTCACCTCTCTGCTGTGATTTCACACACAGAAAAACCCTATATCTCCCCCAATTACCTCTCATAGGTTTATGCCCTTGCGCTTCAGATTCTTACCTTTGCCGATTCCGCCATCGGAGGAGAGGGGTAGCCGTTAAAAATGTAAGATGGGCTCTGTTTCAAGCTCAAGCCTGCATCAATGGCGGAAACCCTCCACACCAAttcggcgccgccgccgccggaaggGGCGCCAGAAACATAGTCTTGAAGCGGTTTTCCGATGAGGAGGAGCTAAACTATCCATCTACATCTGATTCAAGTATTAAAGCTAGTAACTATTACAGCACGAGTTTTGGGGAGGACCCTATTGTAAATAAGCTTAGGAGTCAGCTCGGGGTCATCCATCCTATTCCATCTCCGCCCATAAATCGCAGTATTTTCGGCCTTTTtgctttcttcttttttgtggGTGTTGTATTCGATAAGGTTTGGACATGGAAGAAGACGGATGCGGGAAGTGGCGACAGTAAGCCCGGGAGTAGGCAGAAGGTGCCGACGGGGCTGTCGTTGTTCCTCGAGAAGGATTTGCAGAGGAAAGAGTCGGTGGAATGGGTGAATATGGTGTTGGGGAAGTTGTGGAAGGTGTATAGGGGTGAGCTTGAGAATTGGATCATTGGGTTGCTGCAGCCTGTCATTGACAATCTCAAGAAGCCGGATTATGTGCAGAGGGTGGAGATCAAGCAGTTCTCTTTGGGGGATGAGCCGTTGTCTGTTAGGAGCGTAGAGCGCAGAACTTCACGCCGTGCTAATGACTTGCA ATACCAGATAGGACTTCGGTACACTGGTGGTGCGCGTATGCTTCTACTTTTGTCACTTAACTTTGGCATCCTTCCCATTGTTGTGCCTGTTGGTGTGCGGGACTTTGACATTGATGGGGAACTATGGGTGAAACTGCGACTCATACCAACAGAGCCGTGGGTGGGAGCTGTATCGTGGGCCTTTGTCTCTCTTCCAAAGATAAAGTTTGAGTTATCACCATTTCGCTTGTTTAATTTGATGG CGATACCCGTCCTTTCAAT GTTTTTGACAAAACTTCTCACTGAGGACTTACCAAAGCTATTTGTGCGTCCCAAAAAGATAGTTCTAGATTTTCAGAAGGGAAAGGCTGTTGGACCTGTTCCGAAGGACTCCAAATCTGGAGAAACTCAAGAGGGAAACAGTAACTTTGCGGGAGAATTGTCCGTGACACTTCTGGATGCTCGTaaacttaattatgtattttatg GCAAAACAGATCCATATGTTATTTTAAGATTGGGAGATCAAGTTGTACGTAGTAAAAAAAACAGCCAAACTACTGTCATTGGGCCTCCTGGTGAGCCAATCTGGAATCAA GATTTTGATATGTTAGTTTCCGACCCTACGAAGAATAAGTTATCAATTGAAGTAAGGGATTCTCTTGGATTCACAGACCTGACTGTAGGTACTGCAGAG ATTGATCTTGGATCTCTGAAAGATACAGTTCCTGCAGACAGGATAGTAATACTTCGTGGGGGTTGGACTCCATTTGGAAATGGATCGGCTGGAGAAATTCTGCTGCGTTTGACATACAAAGCATATgttgaggatgaagaagatgaaaagtccAACAAAGTACTCGCAGATACAGAGACATCCGAGGATGACTTGTCTGATTCTGACGAACCTGATATCCCAATTCCTAAGAAACGTGTGAAGGAATACGTAATTGCACCAGATAATGAGTCTTTCATGAATGTTTTAGCAGCACTGCTAGTAAGTGAGGAGTTCCGAGGTATAGTAGCATCAGACACCATGAATAACAAGTCTCCAGATGATGGAGCCAACAACGGTGCAACCGAGCCAAACAAGCGCACTTCTGTGTCTGCACAGCAAACTCCGGCTAGTGATTCGGGTGGTTCTCGAG GATCAACTTTGTTTTGGCTTGCCATTATTACAAGTATCACAGTCCTTATAGCGATGAACATGGGCACCTCAAGTTTGTTCAATCCTTGA